Part of the Anguilla rostrata isolate EN2019 chromosome 10, ASM1855537v3, whole genome shotgun sequence genome, cacgcccactgaCGCCGGgccaaaccccccacccaaatcTGTCATCTACAGAACCAACCTCATCAGCCGCCAAACCTCACCTCACCGCCATCCATCACCAAAACATGGCTCAACAGCCATTAAACTCCGttgtgccacaaaaaaaaaaaacgtacaaaaCCATGCACCCCCCATCAACatgaccccaccccctgtcaTTCACCAAGTCCGGCCCCACATTTCCTTCGGTTCCCTGGTGAATCTCTCGCTCACATCCCTCACTGCATCATCATGTGGTTTAATATTCAGCGAAGCACGTGTTCATCGTAGATCTAGTTAAGATCTAGTTAAGATGTGCCTTTTATGAAAATCAAACCTCTGACATTGTTCCAAAGCTGAATAATGGCTGTATTTGCTTTTGACAAGAGTTggaatttgaaatgttttggcaTTGACGGAAGGGAAACTGTTCTTTCCATGCTAAGAATACACTGTCAAGCATATGGTTGATCTCGCAATATGTGATGGTGGGTGTCAGTCAGcagtttttgattggctggcgGCTGCTCAGCTTGCAGGAATGTaatgactgtgatgtcataaaggggTGGAGATGTGAGCATTCTGTTCACGTGCTGgccataattacattacatttatttagcagaggATGATAACAGCAGAGATTCTGATATGTCCTATTTTATAGCGCACAGAGCTAGCTGCAGCTAATGTTGTACTATGCAGGCACAGTGGTGAGGAGCTGAACTCATAACCAGAAGGGTGCATGTTCAACGCCCACATTGGGGGCAtttctgtgtgcctgcaggCAAAGATGGCTAACCTGGATTTTCCAGAGGTCTCCAGTTACGTTAATGATGAATATGTCAATATGTAACCTGCAAACCTTACCCTGAGTAAAGCTAACCCAGTATGTTATGTGCTCTTTGCGTAATTCTGACCCCCAGTTGTGTTGGTCAGTCACTGGATTTTTAGGTGTAGTTTCAGGGCCTCCATTTAAGGCATCTAGTAGAGCCACGACCAGTGACCATCTGCGTTTGAGGGTCAGAGAGcgtgagcaggagagagggggagtttGGTGGGCTTGGATGCtgattatttcccccccccttttagaacggaaaaaatgtccttctgTAAGTGAATCAAATGCTGACAATGCTAGCATTAGTGACAGCGATGGCGTTTAGTATAATTGTGGTCATGACTGCCCTTTTCATTATGTGGGGATTGCTATATGGGGATTGTTATATTTAGTAATATTAAGTATTTTTAATCTCTGAATGGCGTCGGGGTGTGTGAGGAATGGCGGTACGTGACAAAAGAGTGGCGGTAATTTGGCGCTGTCGCCGCGGTGACGTCCGCCATCTGATGACACGAGCCATGCTTTCAGAAATCATTGCCCTACCCCCCTGTGCCCGTTTTGGAAAATCAGCATCAGTTGGCGAGCGCcacttctgcacacacacttgaGGCTGATTAAGACCGGTCCCTATTGGATTACGAGTGTTCCGCTGTCTCCTGATTGGACATACTCGCTGCCTTCTGATTGgaagagctggaggagctggtgacGGAGGATGCTACGCactcatattttattataaataatatagtcatatttttattactgtaaCCTTGAACTATGGGCCCCTAAGGATGAGTCCTTGTGGTATGAAGGAAGAATAGATTAAGAATAAAATGAAGATGAAGGTCTTGACCTGTTTGATCTCTACAGTGGATAATGCATCTCCATTATGCAGTGTGGCTGAGTGAACCTTCTGACATTGAGGAGACAAACAGCAGGGTGGCTGTGTAGAGCAATGGGCAGGAAACTGGTCCTGAACTCAGAGgatgcaggtttgattccctgttGGGACACTGATGTTGGGAATATcctccagctgtgtaaattggGCAGTGTGTTGCTCTGTAAAGTGTGTTTCTCTGGATAAAGTGTGTCTCCTGAGTGCTGAATGCAGTGTTACCAAGCTACAGATCTGAGCATCACATTTCCATATTTGTAATACCTGTCATATGTCACATTTGCAATATCTGTGACGTGATTCTTCAATAGCTCAAGTTTCGGTCACAAGGACATCATGTCCGACATCGCGGCTCAAGGcctcactgagcatgctcacagcGTCGAGTGCTGCGTGCTGCCCAGTTGTGAGTCTGTTTCAGCCTGCCTACgttcagacagagagggacagacagacaaccaACCACACcgacacacaaacaggcacacacacacgcacacacccagatacgcgcacacacgcacagacacacaggaacacacacgcacacacccagatacgcgcacacatgcacagacacacaggaacacacacgcacacacacacacacacagccacatacacacagatacgcacacacatgcacagacacacaggaacgcacacacacccacacgcacagactcacagacacacacacacacacactctcacacatctCGCTCtagcatgtctgtctgtgcaacGTGCACGccccgtttccatggcaacgtaTGCGCGCATGCGGCAGCCCGTCCGCTGACTGGAGGAGGCAGAGCGGCGGACGATGCGAGCCCATTGGCTGGCTGACGGGGGAAAAAGGGGAGGGGTTTACGCCGTGATCCACAGGAGCCATGTGGAGAGGTCGGAGGAGAGACAGAACCGTGCCAATCGTACCTGGGGCCaataagcatttaaaatacactCCAATAAATTCTCCTACAGCTTACTCTtagagaaacagctgtttttgttttaatttggttGGTTACTTGTTTTCTTAAATTCTCAGGCATCTTTTCAAATGATGCCAGTATGTACAGACTCAAAGTATGTCAGAGGCACATTCAGCTCCTGGTTTGTCTCTGATCAGTGAAAACGCTCCGCTTCTGACTTTGTCCTGGACAAAGCTGTGCAAAGCAGTATAAAGCTGGGTGGATACGCACATACAGACTCCATCTTTAATATGGTGGAGAACAATAACAGCATGAGTGGACTGTTCAGATGTTTTATGACGACTCCCTCTGTGATTTTTAATTGTGCTGTGCTTctatacacacgtacacgcacacacaaggtGTGCCTGTTCTCTCTGCTGAACCAATTAACTGCCAggaccccacacccccaacatcccacaccccacccctcacacccctcccctctccaccaatcagctgTCAGCATCCCTGCCTAGATGAGAGAATAGCGGAGGGGCGTAGCCTGTGTGAAGTGCGTGGCCGTTTGTGTGCCCTGACTGAGTCCTTTATTgatgagagagaggacagcGCGTGAAGCCGTTTCCCAGCGGCGCCGCATCGCTCCACATCTATAATTAAAGAGCCGGTGGAGGCGGGACGCCGTCTCTGCGTGCGCTCGCGCGCCTGACTCGCTCTCTCCCGCGTGTTCGCTCTCCCGCTGCTCCGACCGCCGATTTTTATTTCCGCGATGGTTCGGACGAGTAAACCGTTATCAGGTGCAGAACCGCACAACTCCCGGCTGCTGCAGGACTTTGGCGCTTTACCGTAAATCGCTGGATTTGACGCTCTTTTGCTTCTGGATGTATTTTTTCGGGGGCTGGTTAATTTCCGCGACTGCTGGAATTGTACAGTAACGCAGCCTGCAGCTGAGGCGTATTtgggtttttctcttttttttggacAGTTCTGACTTCCTTTTTCAAAATGCCTGAGGCTAATTATTTGCTGTCAGTGTCTTGGGGATACATTAAGGTAAGGGCTAGGGTTTTACACAAAGGGTCAGATTCAGATTTTACGCGTTCAATTTCTCCGAAACgctttgttttctgaatttgtTTTAGAGCCGTGTGTGTTGAGACAGTATGCAGACGATCTCCATGTAATGTCCTCATAcagtgtgctgtacctgtgcctGTACTGCATGGATTATGCTTTATCTGcgtctgtgctgtactgtatgcaCTGTGCTATggctgtctgtatctgtgtctgtactgcttGGATTATGCtttacctgtgtctgtgctggacctttgtctgtgctgctgtatgATATTTACTGTGCTATGACTGTGTCTATatctgtgctgtacctgtatctgcatgtttaattctgtttttagcagtGTCGGTGCTaactgtcagtgctgcatgTGACTTTGTCTGTACTGGAGTGTGCCTCTTCTGCAGGTGTCTTTGTGTGCTCcctgtttcattacattacatttatttagcagagagagagagcagcatgGGGACATTCCTGTTCTAATAAGATCAGTCAGAGATGAAGAGCATGACCAGTCCTGACTGGAGCTGTCCTCTCaaagctgggggtggggggggcggaggtggtACAGGCGGTACAGGCGGTGCAAACAGCCCATGGTGgggaaatgtcacaaatgtgAAAGATCTGATAAATGCAtcaaaggattaaaaaaaaaaaaaaaaaaaaacatggttacaGTATACACCTGGTACCTGTGCTTCCACAgtgagccagcagggggcagcgagGCTGATCCTGTTGATTATTGGCTGTTTTCTGGAAGTGCAGAATTCATCTTTCCTGTCCAGTCTTGTTTGTGGAGACAGAAGTGTGTCCTGTGGTCTGTGTCCCTGATTAAAGCAGGCTGCcgtgtttccctctctctttcatggAGTGCGCTGGTGGTGTGTGAATTCAGTGATGACAtcagagatgggggagggggggggggtggtggtggtggtggtggtgaaagGCCAATATCTCACCTCTGTGTGGGGTCCCAACATCCCGACTGTCTCCATCACATTTTCTGTCTCATTTaagtgtgtggcgtgtgtatgtgtgtggagagacttagagtgtgtgtgtgtgtgtgtgtgtgtgtttgtgttaatggAATGGCTCTGCTGAAGTAGGGTTCTATAAATGATGTCCTTATAAGAGCTGCCTGGTCCTCCTGCAGCATCAGCAGCATAGACTACAAACAGAATATGACCGTCCAATATGGGGACATCACAGACCTCATGGCTGTCTTGTTTTCCCTGTGGGGACCTGAACTGTGTGTGAACCTCCCTCCACCGCTGGCTTGTTTTCTTCCACTCCACTGTTCTCACCGCTTAAATCTGACTGAACGGGGCTGTTATCAAACCAGTGGACCAGAGCGATGATGTCATTATCACACGTGTCACTATCAGGCCTGGCTGTGAGACGTGTGTCTTTGTTCCTGcgaaaattcaattttttttgctcatctgCAACacttcctccattttgtttttttgtttttttttccccagttcaAGCGAATGTTGAACCGGGAGCTGACCCACCTTTCGGAGATGAGCCGTTCTGGGAACCAAGTCTCAGAGTTCATCTCCAGCACCTTCCTGGGTGAGTGTGGGTAATGCCTTCCGGAGACGTGTACTGTCCTGCCCGTGCCACACTAGGAAGGACAGGTACTCTGAAGTTTCCAGTGGGGCTGCTGTAAGACACGAATAGAAAGCATCCATAGCCGGAAAAACGTTGAGGTGTGAGATGAGTGTCAGAAGCGGGACAGGTGTCAGGTGTGGAGAAGACAGGTTTGCTACGTCACACTGAAACACTCTCCCTGAGGTCAGGTTTTCATACCTGAAAGCTCAGTCCTCATATTTTGCTGTGACAGTTCGGTTGTCATAGTGAAGCTCTTTACTTAGGGGAACGAAGAGCGTATCTGGGCCACAGTGAATCTCAGTGTGAGAGGCGTCAGTTTTGAACGGAAGCTCTCCGTGTCAGTGCATTGACACAGTTTAAGTCATTTCAGGTTAGCTCTCACTCATGTCATGAtgacgctcgctctctctctctcgttatttttaaaaataacaaaaaataaatcactgttaATCCCTCCCCTGGGCTGGATGAGGGAGATTTACTAATTAAAAGAGAATAACAGGCGGGCTGGAGTGTGGGTGGAAACCGTCCAAACTTCAGGTTCACTTCCTGCACGACGGATTTGTTGATTTCTTATCATTCGGAAATCAAAGGTGTGAGAGCTGCTCATTTTAACAGTCTAGTTATTATCAGAATAACCAAAATAAGGTTTCATTTTCTAATATCGATTACCTTGTCAGTGGTACTCTTACTCCCGTTTCCTCCAGTAACTGAATAATTTCTAGCCTTATTCATTGAAAATATGCGAGATATCGGAGCCAAGATTATATTTCCTCCTTACTTGTATGGACTTTATCCCCTCGTCTAGCTGTAATACTGATATACCCTGACTCAATTCACACCGATTTCTTTAAAGGACTTAACAGAGGCTGCTCCTCACCTGCGGTCAACTTTCtgctctgatgatgtcattcttGCCAGTTTTTCTTAAGGAGGTCTTCAGAGCTACTGGCCCCCGTCTGCTAGCTATTATGAACGAATCCCTGCCTTCATGTTGCGCTCTCGACTACCTCAATTTAGCCAGTATTCAGCCTCTTCCTTAAAAAAACCTGGCCTCGGTCCAGCAATCTGTAGTAATTTTAGATCCGTCTCCAAATTGTCTTTTATTTGTAACAGTCAAAACCTCTATTAGACGTATTGGAATgcaataacatttttgaaagtgTTAGTCAGGTGTTTGTGAGCTAGATAAATAAAGAATTACTTATTTACTttactctgtctttctctctctctctctctctctctctccctctctgatgCTTTGATAGCGTAATTAAGTTCTCTTCTATGTCATGGAGCTCTCTCTCAGTATCTCTGATATTGTGATGTTCATAATGAAGTTCTTTTCTGCGatagtgatgtcataatgaagCTCTCTCACTCATTATCTCTGATATTTTGATGCTCATAATGAAGTTCTTTCCCGTGatagtgatgtcataatgacgCTCTCTCACTCAGTATCTCTGATATTTTGATGCTCATAATGAAGTTCTATTCTGTGatagtgatgtcataatgacgCTCTCTCACTCAGTATCTCTGTTATTTTGATGCTCATAATGAAGTTCTTTCCTGCGatagtgatgtcataatgacactctctcactcagtaTCTCTGTTATTTTGATGCTCatagtgatgtcataatgacactctctctctctctgtcgctcagATAAGCAGCACGAGGTGGAGATGCCATCCCCTCAGACGCAGAAGgacaaagagaagaagaagcGGCCGATGTCGCAGATCAGCGGGGTGAAGAAGCTGACCCACAGCTCCAGCCTGACCAACTCCAACATCCCCCGCTTCGGGGTCAAGACCGAGACCGAGGACGCGCTGGCCAAGGtgagccgccccccccctctgcccgcTCCCTACCCGCCAGGTGGGGCTACGTCCAGCCGGaggaacagtgtgtgtttgggagggaCCTCGGTCACTCACTGTAATTTAAACCCAGTCATTCGTTTAGGTTCATTTTCCGTCCTGTGGCCTTGTATTCAATGTGTTGGGGAATTcagatattttttcaaaatgttcctGTAATgttgataaatacattttttttggactaactctgaatttttttcttgttttaggaGATAGAAGACATAAACAAATGGGGCCTTAATGTTTTCAAAGTCTCTGAGTTTTCGGGGAACAGACCATTAACAGTTATTATGTACACGATATTCCAGGTAAGGCGTCTTTTGGTCTGTTTTATggtttttcctgtttgcagTATGTGCTTGCTGTTCTGTGTGGACCCTGCTCATAATCTTCTTGgccttttgtgtttgttttcaggaaAGAGACCtcttaaaaacattcagaatTCCACTAGACACCTTCATAACTTACCTGATGACCTTAGAAGATCATTACCATGGTGATGTTGCGTATCATAACAACATCCACGCTGCAGATGTCACACAGTCTACTCACGTGCTACTGTCCACCCCTGGACTAGAGGTGAGtgcctctgacctttgacctttagaCTCTTGCTGTGTTATTGATATAAGAATGACTGACCACATGGTCCTGTTATGCTCATGGTTTAGAGGTAAGGATCACCGTATGGTCCTGTTATGCTCATGGCTTAGAGGTAAGGATGCTTATATGGTCATGTTATACCCATGGTTTAGAGGGAAGGATGACCATGGTCCAGATATGTCAGGGATATAGGTCTAACTGTCGTCTAACAACTCGCTTTGCAAATTAATATCTCAGCATCAATGTCTCGAAGTGACTCCTTTCATTTAGTGTGTACGCTGCTGTGGTTTTAGGAGCCCTTGTGTTCGTACTCTgatgtatttactgtatattcatCATTACAGATGATCTAACTCTGTTAACTGCTCATGCTGTAGTTATCCCCCTCCAGAGCCCCCCATTGATATTTTGTCGTCTGTATCGCAGGCTGTGTTTACGGACCTGGAGATTCTTGCCGCCATTTTTGCCAGCGCCATCCACGACGTCGACCACCCCGGCGTCTCCAACCAGTTCCTCATCAGCACCAGTGAGTGCCTGCCTTAGCCAATCAGCTCTGCAAAGTATTTATCttagccaatcagcaccagTGAGTGCCTGCTTCAGCCAGTCAGCACCACAAAGTATTTAGCattttagccaatcagcaccagTGAGTGCctgcttcagccaatcagcaccacaAAGTATTTactttagccaatcagcaccagTGAGTGCCTGCTTCTGCCAATCAGCACCGCAAAGTATTTAGCATTTTATCCCATCAGCACCACTGGGTGTCTGCTTTAGCCAATTAGCACCGTGGTCTTtactttagccaatcagtgtcACCGGGTGTCTCTTAATGAAAACAAAGGGTTTTCATTCTCCGTGCAAATTTTTATGACAAATGGATTGGGCCCTGGTTACCGGGGTAACCGGCATAAAGAGTGCACTCCTCCACCATCTCTGTACTCTGGCTGAGAGCTCTGAGTACTGTATTTTATATCCGAAGACATTATGTAACGCGGATCGACTGAGGaggccacacagacacatcaatTTTCACTCTGCCGTCCTTGTAAATTAGATTTCTCACTCCGACCCCTGTGGGGGGCTTTtacagagatggggggggggggtgcaggtggtTACGGTAACACTGTCTGTCCCTGAAGATAATGTGTTGTTCTATCTTTAGAATCCTTTTTCACATGTTCCTgttaggggagggggaggggataaATTTATTTAGCAGGCTTGCTTTGCCCTCATAGGAGACtgagatggtgggggggggggggcggggcgggggggggggggaggcagctACTGTAGTCAGTTATTGTACAGGACTGTTTTATTTCATGACTCacttgtgcatgtctgtgtgtttataaatggaaataataGCTGCGGTTTGGATTTCGTTGTGACTCAAACAGAAGACCAACAAATTATGATCCAGACAGAAAGGTTAATCTAGCGACCTTACTTacattgtgcgtgtgtgtgtgtgtgtgtgtgtgtgcgcgcatgtgtttGTCAGACTCTGAGCTGGCTCTCATGTACAATGACGCGTCGGTGTTGGAAAATCACCACCTGGCCGTGGGCTTCaagctcctgcaggaggagaactGCGACATCTTCCAGAACCTCAGCAAGAAACAGAGACAGTCCCTGCGCAAGATGGTCATCGACATTGTGAGTGTCCTCATGGAACCTCATTATGGACTCTGTacacaatgtacagtataaacaAATATACTGCTGAAAATGTGCATGGGCGGACTGTTTGGAATGGAATGTTTAACTTTCTTGTTatgcatgtttatatatatatatatatatatatataggtatgtgtgtgtgtatgcatgtgtaccACCCTGTCACGCcatatattgttttatatgcATGACATGTTTACATGGTTTACATATATATACGGCAGGTTGGAACTGCATTCATCCTGTTCTTTCTGCCTCTGGTGCAGCTTTGTGACTTCACagtccctctcccttcctccccaggTTCTTGCCACTGACATGTCCAAACACATGAACCTGCTGGCTGACCTGAAGACCATGGTGGAGACCAAGAAGGTGACCAGCTCAGGAGTCCTGCTGCTGGACAACTATTCAGACCGGATACAGGTAAGGACTCGCCTGCCTCTCTGTCAGTGCAAACCGGGGTTTTTCGGAAGAGCGTTTGGGTTCAGGGTCCGGTTGTGTGCCTCCTCGGGCAGGTCCTGCAGAACATGGTGCACTGCGCGGACCTGAGCAACCCCACCAAGCCTCTGCAGCTGTACCGGCAGTGGACCGACCGCATCATGGAGGAGTTCTTCAGCCAGGGCGACCGCGAGCGCGACCGCGGCATGGAGATCAGCCCCATGTGCGACAGGCACAACGCCTCGGTCGAGAAGTCCCAGGTGAGTGACCCTCCAACTGCGACCTCCCAAAACTCATTCATTATGTGATCTCATTCATAATCCACAGAAAGAATATGAAACTTTAACTCTGTACTACACTCAAACACCAGACAGAACGCTGCTCCCCCACCccaattcaataaataataataataataataaatgcacagGTAGGTACGAACAGCTAACTGTTAACAGTCAACCATCTgataacctctctctctctctctctctctttctgtccctcctttctttccctgtctgtgtgttccctgtctctctgtctccccctgcaggtggggTTCATAGACTACATCGTGCACCCGCTGTGGGAGACGTGGGGGGACCTGGTGCACCCGGACGCCCAGGACATGCTGGACACGCTGGAGGAGAACCGGGAGTGGTACCAGAGCACCATCCcgcagagcccctcccccacgctgGACCCGGCTGACCGGACCCGCCCCGGCGGCGCCGCCGACAAGTTCCAGTTCGAGCTGACGCTGGAGGAGGACGGCGAGTCCGACACGGAGAAGGACAGCGGCAGCCATgccgagggagaggaggaggaggaagaggatgatgaagatgaggaagatgaggaagaagaggaagaagatgaCAACAGCTGCAGCGACTCGAAAACGATTTGCACTCAGAACTCCACTGAGATCCCGCTCGACGAgcagggcgaggaggaggaggaggaggggcagccCTGTGACGAGGAAGAGCGGGCGGTCTCCTCCGAGCCgtgtgtggtggaggaggaggagaaggtggaggaagaggagtatGACAAGCCTGCAGGCACGTAACAGCTGGCCCACGGCCAGGTCCTGAATGTGTACTGGGAATCgcaaaaagaacagaacagacgACAGACTCGTGAACTTTATTCCCTTTGGTTGGCTTTCATTATATTTGCGTTTTTAATTCTTATTTAAGACAGTTGTTTGAAGAACAGTCCCAAAGCGCATGTTGCACTCCACCACCCTCAACTGCACCTCGCTGCAACACAGCTGGCCCATGCCGACTGACCACACCCACCTGACCACGCCCAACTGGCTCCCCTGCGATTTTGCACTCAGGAATATTTCTGATACTTATTTTTTCAAGTCTTTCCTTCTTCATTATTTCTCATACtgttgttttctatttttctccTCAAAACTACTATTGGTCAGTGGATTGGTGGTTGGGCAGTAGGCCGATGGTTGGGCAGTAGGATGGTGGTTAGCTGGTGGATCGGTGGTTGGGCAGTAGGCCGGTGGATCGGTGGTTGGTCAGTAGGCCAGTGGTTAGGTGGTGGATCGGTGGATGGGCAGTAGGCCAGTGGTTAGGTGGGTGGCCAGTGGTTGGTCAGTTCTCTGTGGCTCATGGTGTAAAAATAATCCAGTCTCTTTGTTTTGGCCACTTTTTATTCCTTGCAAACACACCTGGAAATTTTCAGGAAACTGattccaggagagagagggagaattgATGCTGTTTCAATGCTGATATGAATAGGATCTGTCATGTGATTGGTCCATGCCCAAATGTTctcactgacagagagagagagcaggaaggatttttttttttacacttttttgaaGTTCAAGTCTTCCACAAAACCTGACTGAGAGAAAAATTAGACAGCCACTGCGCTGTTTTGACctcttcagttttttaaaaattttatttgtatataaaaatCGCACACTTTTCTAGGTTTTCCTTTTATGTTATTACGGATGTACATTTATGGAGATATATTTAAGAAACATCCTCTGACGTCGCTCCTTCGTGGTAAAAGAAGTAACTTGCAAGTTTTATGTGTGGCATGAGCGCGTGCTGGATCACACCTCCGTCTGTTCTTTCCGTCACTGTTTTCctcatttaaagacattttatttattatttaaacacacatacatcaagGCAAAATGAtgactcaatacttttggccttTGCCGTtgcataattattatcattgccaactccacacacatgcacacatatgcttgttttttttgttttttgcttaaCCTGCCAAACATATTAGAGGTTCCTAACTGCATTATGCTTCAAATATAAAGTAGATGGCAGTGATGCATACTCTGCagcatcattgtcatcatcattgtcGTCATGGCCATCATTAACATTACAGCGTTTGTTTTGAGAGGAAAAAGGGAGACTTGCATGTTACTATCCATATACTGTACCTCTACCCTCCCTGTACCCAACTACTGTACCTCTACCCTCCCTGTACCCAAATACTGTACCTCTACCCTCCCTGTACCCAAATACTGTACCTCTACCCTCCCTGTACCCAACTACTGTACCTCTACCCTCCCTGTACACATATATGTACCTCTACCCTCctgtacacatactgtacctctACCCTCCCTGtacacatatactgtacctcTACCCTCCctgtacacatactgtacctctACCCTCCCTGtacacatatactgtacctcTACCCTCCctgtacacatactgtacctctACCCTCCCTGTACCCATATACTGTACCTCTACCCTCCCTGTACCCATATACTGTACCTCTACCCTCCCTGTACCCAACTACTGTACCTCTACCCTCCCTGTACCCAACTACTGTACCTCTACCCTCCCTGTACCCAAATACTGTACCTCTACCCTCCCTGTACCCAAATACTGTACCTCTACCCTCCCTGTACCCAAATACCTTTATTTCTAGTCGGAGTGTTTGTAGAGCAAACCGTTTTTGTACGTTCAGAGAAGGAAAAGACTTGAGTGAAAGAACGAAGgagtaaaaaagaaattttttaaaagcattttataggtcagtgctttttttttttttttttaaacgcccCTCCCCAACCACTCACCAGATGACCTTACCAATAACAGAACTATTTTTTAGTTTGTCTTTTGTTTacaaccattattattattattattattattattgcatttattgt contains:
- the LOC135233451 gene encoding 3',5'-cyclic-AMP phosphodiesterase 4D-like isoform X2, which produces MKKTSCLAERRRKSVAGVSVDPAEAGVAVGLGVTESFTVRRLSVRSLQLPPLAFRQAQQAYYDHTPPRPTSLPLWLTPHIAITTADGSDGFDVDNGACPGRSPLDPMASPGSGLVLQANFVHNQRRESFLYRSDSDYDLSPKSMSRNSSIASDIHGDDMIVTPFAQVLASLRTVRNNFAALTNLQQERASNKRSPVCNQPTITKTSFTEDGYQKLATDTMEELDWCLDQLETLQTRHSVSEMASNKFKRMLNRELTHLSEMSRSGNQVSEFISSTFLDKQHEVEMPSPQTQKDKEKKKRPMSQISGVKKLTHSSSLTNSNIPRFGVKTETEDALAKEIEDINKWGLNVFKVSEFSGNRPLTVIMYTIFQERDLLKTFRIPLDTFITYLMTLEDHYHGDVAYHNNIHAADVTQSTHVLLSTPGLEAVFTDLEILAAIFASAIHDVDHPGVSNQFLISTNSELALMYNDASVLENHHLAVGFKLLQEENCDIFQNLSKKQRQSLRKMVIDIVLATDMSKHMNLLADLKTMVETKKVTSSGVLLLDNYSDRIQVLQNMVHCADLSNPTKPLQLYRQWTDRIMEEFFSQGDRERDRGMEISPMCDRHNASVEKSQVGFIDYIVHPLWETWGDLVHPDAQDMLDTLEENREWYQSTIPQSPSPTLDPADRTRPGGAADKFQFELTLEEDGESDTEKDSGSHAEGEEEEEEDDEDEEDEEEEEEDDNSCSDSKTICTQNSTEIPLDEQGEEEEEEGQPCDEEERAVSSEPCVVEEEEKVEEEEYDKPAGT